The following coding sequences are from one Chromatiales bacterium window:
- a CDS encoding LemA family protein: MEISSIVVIGVFVVAAIYLVVIYNNLVSLKHGVSKAWSNIEVLLKQRHDELPKLVEVCRQYMGYEQETLERVMQARSQVASAQQAHDMKGLGAAEGMLRMGLGQLFAVAEDYPELKANENFRHLQQRISGLENAIADRREYYNESVNRNNVRIEQFPDVIVARVFGFGPFELLQFDAAETADVDIKALFGQ; this comes from the coding sequence ATGGAGATATCCAGCATCGTCGTGATCGGGGTATTCGTGGTGGCCGCGATCTATCTGGTCGTCATCTACAACAACCTGGTCTCCCTGAAACACGGCGTGTCCAAGGCCTGGTCCAACATCGAGGTCCTGCTGAAACAGCGCCACGACGAATTGCCGAAGCTGGTGGAGGTCTGCCGCCAGTACATGGGCTATGAACAGGAGACGCTGGAGCGCGTCATGCAGGCCCGATCACAGGTGGCCAGTGCCCAGCAGGCACACGACATGAAGGGCCTGGGTGCGGCGGAAGGCATGCTGCGCATGGGGCTGGGGCAGCTCTTCGCCGTGGCCGAGGACTATCCCGAGCTCAAGGCCAACGAGAACTTCCGCCACCTGCAGCAGCGCATCAGTGGGCTGGAGAACGCCATCGCCGACCGGCGCGAGTATTACAACGAGAGCGTCAACCGCAACAACGTGCGTATCGAGCAGTTCCCGGATGTGATCGTCGCCCGCGTGTTCGGCTTCGGCCCCTTCGAACTGCTGCAGTTCGATGCCGCCGAGACGGCCGACGTCGACATCAAGGCCCTGTTCGGCCAGTAA